A window of Ruminococcus champanellensis 18P13 = JCM 17042 contains these coding sequences:
- the accB gene encoding acetyl-CoA carboxylase biotin carboxyl carrier protein, which yields MEKLFGQFDPELLERLARILRDNDLGELTLEDGDKKLTIKGKKPAPMPAPMGMPPVYPPAAPQEDAPTAPAAVSGTWVKAPLVGTYYAASSPESEPFVTVGKRVKKGDVLMIIESMKLMNEVLCEQEGTVAEILVQNGDAVEFDQPILRIE from the coding sequence ATGGAAAAACTATTCGGACAGTTTGATCCGGAGCTGCTGGAGCGGCTTGCCCGGATCCTGCGGGACAATGATCTGGGGGAGCTGACCCTGGAGGATGGGGACAAGAAGCTGACCATCAAGGGAAAAAAGCCTGCCCCCATGCCTGCCCCCATGGGTATGCCCCCGGTATACCCCCCGGCGGCTCCCCAGGAGGATGCCCCGACAGCACCGGCTGCGGTATCGGGCACCTGGGTGAAGGCACCCTTGGTGGGGACTTATTATGCAGCATCCTCTCCGGAAAGCGAGCCCTTTGTGACCGTTGGCAAGCGGGTGAAGAAGGGGGACGTGCTGATGATCATCGAGTCTATGAAGCTGATGAACGAGGTGCTCTGCGAGCAGGAGGGCACCGTGGCAGAGATTCTGGTACAGAACGGGGATGCGGTGGAATTTGACCAGCCCATCCTGCGGATAGAATAG
- the fabF gene encoding beta-ketoacyl-ACP synthase II, whose translation MHRVVITGMGAVTPFGTGVKPLWDGVVENRLAITPIDTFDASPLSVHFAGQVHDFDPAGCLDKKDARTMERFTQFAVVSALEALRDSGYDIAAADPYRAGCIFGVGVGGIGLTEQEYSHFRDGGVSKISARYVPMMIANMAAGTVAMKTGFKGANFATVTACASSTHAIGEAFRKIKDGYLDCCLCGGSESALTTFTLAGFQNMRALTKTTELSKASIPFDKERSGFVIGEGAGALMLESYESAVARGAKIYAEVCGYGATCDAYHQTAPAPDGEAAAAAMRMAYEEGGLGAEDIDYINAHGTSTGLNDASETAAIKAAFGEHAYKLKVNSTKSMIGHLLGGAGAVEAIVTAKSVETGLIHRTVGYTTPDPECDLDYCGSGNVTGTVRAALTNNLGFGGHNACLCIRQA comes from the coding sequence ATGCATAGAGTAGTGATTACCGGCATGGGGGCAGTGACTCCCTTTGGCACCGGGGTCAAGCCCCTGTGGGATGGGGTTGTGGAAAACCGGCTTGCCATTACCCCCATTGATACCTTTGACGCATCCCCCCTTAGTGTGCATTTCGCCGGACAGGTGCATGACTTTGACCCCGCCGGCTGTCTGGACAAGAAGGATGCCAGAACCATGGAGCGGTTTACCCAGTTTGCGGTGGTTTCCGCCCTGGAGGCGCTCCGGGACAGCGGCTATGACATTGCCGCCGCAGACCCCTACCGGGCAGGCTGCATTTTCGGCGTAGGCGTGGGGGGCATCGGTCTGACGGAGCAGGAATACAGCCACTTCCGGGACGGGGGCGTCAGCAAGATTTCCGCCCGGTATGTGCCCATGATGATCGCCAACATGGCGGCAGGCACCGTGGCTATGAAAACCGGCTTCAAAGGGGCGAATTTTGCCACCGTGACCGCCTGTGCATCCTCCACCCACGCCATCGGCGAGGCATTCCGGAAGATCAAGGACGGCTATCTGGACTGCTGTCTGTGCGGCGGCTCGGAAAGCGCACTGACTACCTTCACCCTGGCTGGCTTCCAGAATATGCGTGCTCTCACCAAGACAACGGAGCTGTCCAAGGCATCCATCCCCTTCGACAAGGAGCGCAGCGGCTTCGTCATCGGGGAGGGTGCCGGGGCGCTGATGCTGGAGTCCTACGAATCCGCCGTGGCACGGGGCGCAAAAATCTACGCAGAGGTATGCGGCTACGGGGCGACCTGTGATGCCTATCACCAGACCGCACCGGCACCGGACGGGGAAGCTGCCGCAGCAGCCATGCGGATGGCATATGAAGAAGGGGGACTGGGGGCAGAGGATATCGACTATATTAACGCCCACGGTACCTCCACCGGTCTGAACGATGCCAGCGAGACTGCCGCCATCAAGGCTGCCTTCGGGGAGCACGCATACAAGCTGAAGGTGAACTCCACCAAGTCCATGATCGGGCATCTTCTGGGAGGTGCCGGGGCGGTGGAAGCCATTGTGACCGCTAAATCCGTGGAAACCGGGCTGATCCACCGGACGGTGGGCTATACCACGCCGGATCCGGAATGCGACCTGGATTACTGCGGCAGCGGCAACGTGACCGGAACTGTCCGGGCGGCTCTGACCAACAATCTGGGCTTTGGCGGACACAACGCATGCCTGTGCATCCGGCAGGCGTAG
- the fabG gene encoding 3-oxoacyl-[acyl-carrier-protein] reductase: MIALVTGASQGIGAAIALRLAKEGYTVAVHSSNRQESRQKAEQIAQQCRELGAEAACFAADVSDYAQCDALIKDVKAAYGRLDVLVNNAGITRDNLLLRMSEEQYDAVIASNQKSVYMLMKLAGSIMLRQKSGRIINMASVAGLYGNMGQCNYSASKGAVIAMTKTAAKELGARGITVNAIAPGFIETPMTDSMTDQQKEAILSRITLGRAGTPEDVAAAVAFLAGEGGSYITGQVLEVSGGIVM, from the coding sequence ATGATCGCACTGGTAACAGGCGCATCCCAGGGCATCGGGGCAGCCATTGCCCTGCGGCTTGCAAAGGAAGGCTATACGGTGGCGGTGCATTCCTCCAACCGGCAGGAAAGCCGGCAGAAGGCGGAGCAGATCGCACAGCAGTGCCGGGAGCTGGGGGCGGAGGCTGCATGCTTTGCGGCGGACGTGTCCGACTATGCCCAGTGTGACGCGCTCATCAAGGATGTGAAGGCGGCATACGGCAGACTGGATGTGCTGGTGAACAACGCCGGTATCACCCGGGACAATCTGCTGCTGCGCATGAGCGAGGAGCAGTATGACGCAGTCATCGCCAGCAACCAGAAAAGCGTGTATATGCTGATGAAGCTGGCAGGGAGCATCATGCTCCGGCAGAAAAGCGGCAGGATCATCAACATGGCATCAGTAGCAGGGCTGTACGGAAATATGGGGCAGTGCAACTACAGCGCCTCCAAGGGGGCGGTGATCGCCATGACCAAGACGGCGGCAAAGGAGCTGGGAGCACGGGGCATTACGGTCAACGCCATTGCACCGGGCTTTATCGAGACACCCATGACCGACAGCATGACCGACCAGCAGAAGGAAGCCATTCTGTCCCGGATCACTCTGGGACGTGCCGGAACGCCGGAGGATGTGGCAGCGGCAGTGGCATTCCTTGCAGGAGAGGGCGGCAGCTATATCACCGGACAGGTGCTGGAAGTGTCCGGCGGCATTGTAATGTAA
- the fabK gene encoding enoyl-[acyl-carrier-protein] reductase FabK, with the protein MKTRITELLGVQYPLLQGGMAWIADSQLAAAVSNAGGVGLIAGGAAPVDYIRDQIRKAKELTDKPFGVNIMLMSPNAADLAQMVIDEQVPLVTTGAGSPGRYIPAWKEAGIKVIPVIPTVALAKRMEQAGADAVIAEGTESGGHIGEITTMCLVPQVVDAVQIPVIAAGGIADGRGVAAAFMLGAQGVQLGTRFLASTECNIHETYQKLVLSAKDTDSIVTGRFTGHPCRGIKTKFSRGLLKFEQNGGTPEEFERMTVGALRKAVQDGNVAEGSFLCGAIAGMIHEVKPCKEIVEEIFAQAQQLLGSTAVGREVEA; encoded by the coding sequence ATGAAAACCAGAATCACGGAGCTTTTGGGGGTACAGTATCCCCTGCTGCAGGGGGGCATGGCGTGGATCGCAGACAGTCAGCTGGCTGCGGCAGTGTCCAATGCCGGAGGCGTGGGTCTCATCGCCGGAGGAGCTGCCCCGGTGGATTATATCCGGGATCAGATCCGGAAGGCAAAGGAGCTGACGGATAAGCCCTTTGGCGTCAATATTATGCTTATGAGTCCCAATGCGGCAGACCTTGCCCAGATGGTCATTGACGAACAGGTGCCGCTGGTCACCACTGGTGCAGGCAGTCCCGGCAGATACATTCCCGCCTGGAAGGAAGCCGGTATCAAGGTGATCCCGGTGATCCCCACCGTGGCACTGGCAAAGCGTATGGAGCAGGCAGGAGCGGACGCAGTGATCGCAGAGGGCACCGAGTCCGGCGGTCACATCGGGGAGATCACCACCATGTGCCTGGTGCCCCAGGTGGTGGACGCTGTGCAGATCCCGGTGATCGCCGCCGGGGGTATTGCAGACGGCAGAGGCGTGGCAGCAGCCTTCATGCTGGGGGCGCAGGGGGTACAACTGGGGACCCGGTTCTTAGCGTCCACCGAGTGCAACATTCACGAAACCTATCAGAAGCTGGTGCTTTCCGCAAAGGATACGGACAGCATCGTCACCGGCAGATTCACCGGTCATCCCTGCCGGGGTATCAAGACCAAGTTCTCCCGGGGCCTGCTGAAATTTGAGCAGAACGGCGGCACCCCGGAGGAGTTCGAGCGCATGACCGTCGGGGCGCTGCGGAAGGCGGTGCAGGACGGCAACGTGGCGGAAGGCTCCTTCCTGTGCGGCGCCATTGCCGGCATGATCCATGAGGTCAAGCCCTGCAAGGAGATCGTAGAGGAGATTTTTGCACAGGCACAGCAACTGCTGGGGAGTACGGCAGTGGGCAGGGAGGTGGAAGCATGA
- a CDS encoding beta-ketoacyl-ACP synthase III, translated as MVFLTGIRIAGTGRYVPPLTVDNNAFAAFLDTSDEWIRSRTGIVTRHISDGEPSWYMGLQAARQALEAAGISGQQLGLIIDTTVTPDYVTPATACVIQRELGAVNAMAFDVNSACTGFVCGVDMAARYLATDPELSYVLVVSNENLSRITDFSDRSSCILFGDGAGACVLEKKQGLYSAYMMADGTGVTSLYANANRRLSLFSKGEHAVPEETDPQGDFLRQEGRAVYRFATEAMPRAVQQVLDKAGMTAAEIDLLIPHQANLRIIETAAKKLQFPMERIMVDLDKYGNTSSASIPIALDEAVRSGRLNRGDRVCLVGFGAGLTMGAVLFEY; from the coding sequence GTGGTTTTTTTGACCGGAATCCGCATTGCCGGAACGGGACGGTATGTTCCCCCGCTGACTGTGGACAACAACGCATTTGCTGCATTTCTGGATACCAGCGACGAGTGGATCCGCAGCCGCACCGGCATCGTCACCCGGCACATTTCCGACGGGGAGCCAAGCTGGTACATGGGCTTGCAGGCTGCCCGGCAGGCACTGGAGGCAGCAGGGATCAGCGGCCAGCAGCTTGGACTGATCATCGACACCACCGTGACCCCGGATTATGTGACCCCTGCCACCGCCTGTGTGATCCAGCGGGAGCTGGGCGCCGTGAACGCCATGGCGTTTGATGTCAATTCCGCCTGCACCGGCTTTGTATGCGGGGTGGATATGGCGGCACGGTACCTTGCCACCGACCCGGAGCTGTCCTATGTGCTGGTGGTATCCAACGAGAACCTGTCCCGGATCACGGACTTTTCCGATCGCTCCTCCTGCATCCTCTTTGGAGACGGGGCAGGGGCATGTGTCCTGGAGAAAAAGCAGGGACTGTACAGCGCTTACATGATGGCGGACGGCACCGGAGTCACCAGTCTGTATGCCAACGCAAACCGACGGCTCAGCCTGTTCTCCAAGGGGGAGCATGCAGTGCCGGAGGAGACGGATCCCCAGGGGGATTTTCTGCGGCAGGAGGGCAGAGCCGTGTATCGCTTTGCCACGGAAGCCATGCCCCGGGCGGTACAGCAGGTGCTGGACAAGGCAGGCATGACGGCGGCGGAGATTGACCTGCTGATCCCACACCAGGCGAATCTGCGGATCATTGAAACCGCCGCAAAGAAGCTGCAATTTCCCATGGAGCGGATCATGGTGGATCTGGACAAATACGGCAACACCTCCAGCGCCTCCATCCCCATTGCTTTGGACGAGGCAGTCCGCAGCGGCAGGCTGAACCGGGGCGACCGGGTGTGCCTGGTAGGATTTGGCGCAGGACTCACCATGGGTGCGGTATTATTTGAGTATTAA
- a CDS encoding ACP S-malonyltransferase — MKNVLLFTGQGSQFSGMGAALAAMLPEASAIYEAGSDILGFDLKKMCLEGEDAVLAETCHAQPAIYATELICLEALKARGIACEGVCGHSLGEYAAMTACGMLTAENGFRALKIRAQAMDEAAKSQDSGMYAILRMPAERIGEICAQTPGYVVPVNFNSPAQTVIAGERQAVDAAAKACAAEKARAVPLAVAAAFHSKLMQPAADAIAAAFTAIPFAPPTVPFYTNLTGEPLAEGTDMAQYCAKHCVSPVRFAQELQNLHAAGFDTYIELGPKKVLTSFVKQTLKDVDMHTVTDPDSLEETVTCLKHTD; from the coding sequence ATGAAAAACGTATTACTTTTCACCGGCCAGGGCAGCCAGTTTTCCGGCATGGGAGCGGCGCTTGCCGCCATGCTGCCGGAGGCGTCCGCCATTTACGAGGCGGGCAGTGACATTCTGGGCTTTGATCTGAAAAAAATGTGCCTGGAGGGGGAGGATGCAGTTCTGGCGGAAACCTGCCACGCACAGCCTGCCATTTACGCCACGGAGCTGATCTGCCTGGAGGCGCTGAAGGCGCGGGGCATTGCCTGCGAAGGAGTATGCGGCCACTCTCTGGGGGAATACGCTGCCATGACCGCCTGCGGCATGCTGACGGCGGAAAACGGTTTCCGGGCGCTGAAGATCCGGGCGCAAGCCATGGATGAAGCGGCAAAGTCCCAGGACAGCGGCATGTACGCCATTCTCCGGATGCCGGCGGAGCGCATCGGGGAAATCTGCGCCCAGACCCCGGGCTATGTGGTACCGGTGAATTTCAACTCCCCGGCACAGACCGTCATCGCCGGCGAGCGGCAGGCAGTGGACGCTGCCGCAAAGGCATGCGCAGCGGAAAAGGCAAGAGCCGTGCCCCTGGCGGTGGCGGCTGCCTTCCACAGCAAGCTGATGCAACCGGCAGCGGACGCCATTGCCGCAGCCTTTACCGCCATCCCCTTTGCGCCTCCCACCGTCCCCTTCTACACCAATCTCACCGGAGAACCTCTGGCGGAGGGCACGGATATGGCACAGTACTGCGCAAAGCACTGCGTCAGCCCGGTTCGCTTTGCCCAGGAATTGCAGAACCTGCATGCCGCCGGGTTTGATACCTACATTGAGCTTGGCCCCAAGAAGGTGCTCACCTCCTTTGTGAAGCAGACTCTGAAGGACGTGGACATGCACACCGTCACCGACCCGGATTCGCTGGAGGAAACTGTAACATGTCTGAAGCATACGGACTGA
- a CDS encoding shikimate dehydrogenase family protein, whose product MSEAYGLIGHPLGHSMSPFLHKALFALGGKDASYRLLDLAPETMEQQVQDMTGYLGWNVTIPYKERIIPLLDRLDPSAARYNAVNCVRREPDGTLTGYNTDCTGFLHAVRDFSLGGRVLLLGCGGAGRMMATEAATAGAQLTIGVRNPEKPELTALAAHLRKAYPAAGVQLLPFGEISGDFDLLLNSTPVGMFPHTEGCPVPDAVIRRCGAVFDAIYNPEQTRLMELARQAGIPTVGGMDMLVQQAACAQEIWYGAQFSEADLAALTRQAQAQLARQEAHP is encoded by the coding sequence ATGTCTGAAGCATACGGACTGATCGGGCATCCCCTGGGGCATTCCATGTCCCCCTTCCTGCACAAGGCGCTGTTTGCCCTTGGTGGGAAGGATGCCTCCTACCGGCTGCTGGATCTTGCCCCGGAAACCATGGAGCAGCAGGTACAGGATATGACCGGCTACCTGGGCTGGAACGTGACCATACCTTATAAGGAGCGGATCATTCCCCTGCTGGATCGGCTGGATCCATCCGCCGCCCGATACAACGCTGTCAACTGCGTTCGCCGGGAGCCGGACGGCACCCTGACCGGATACAACACGGACTGCACCGGCTTTCTCCACGCTGTCCGGGACTTTTCCCTGGGAGGCAGGGTGCTGCTGCTGGGCTGCGGCGGTGCCGGGAGAATGATGGCGACGGAGGCTGCCACGGCGGGGGCGCAGCTGACCATTGGGGTGCGGAATCCGGAAAAGCCGGAGCTGACCGCCCTCGCCGCCCATCTGCGAAAAGCATACCCGGCGGCTGGTGTGCAGCTTTTGCCCTTCGGGGAGATCTCCGGGGACTTTGATCTGCTGCTCAATTCCACTCCCGTGGGTATGTTCCCTCACACAGAGGGCTGTCCGGTGCCGGATGCGGTGATCCGCCGGTGCGGCGCCGTCTTTGATGCCATTTACAACCCGGAGCAGACCCGGCTCATGGAGCTTGCCCGGCAAGCAGGCATCCCCACAGTGGGCGGCATGGACATGCTGGTGCAGCAGGCGGCATGCGCCCAGGAGATCTGGTACGGGGCGCAGTTTTCGGAAGCCGACCTTGCCGCATTGACCCGACAGGCACAGGCACAGCTTGCCCGGCAGGAGGCGCACCCATGA
- a CDS encoding shikimate kinase, producing MKDNIYLCGFMGCGKSTVGRVLAQQLHCPFIDLDDLIVAKMGMRIPDIFQQKGESFFRNLEHFLLQDVSRGQRGSVIACGGGTLVFEANAQLAHCYGKIVLLNVPFSMCYDRIHSDPNRPIALSSTRKELLRLYRLRYKRYHDHADLVIPVLPKDTPEQIAERIRIE from the coding sequence ATGAAGGACAATATTTACCTCTGCGGCTTTATGGGCTGCGGCAAATCCACCGTGGGACGGGTACTGGCGCAGCAGCTCCACTGTCCCTTTATTGATCTGGACGACCTGATCGTTGCCAAAATGGGCATGCGGATCCCGGATATCTTCCAGCAGAAGGGAGAATCGTTTTTCCGGAATCTGGAGCATTTTCTGCTTCAGGATGTGAGCCGGGGACAGCGTGGCTCGGTGATCGCATGCGGCGGCGGCACCCTGGTGTTTGAGGCAAACGCCCAGCTTGCCCACTGCTACGGCAAGATCGTACTGCTGAATGTGCCCTTCTCCATGTGCTACGACCGGATCCACAGTGACCCCAACCGCCCCATTGCACTCTCCAGCACACGCAAGGAGCTTTTACGTCTATACCGGCTCCGGTACAAGCGATACCACGACCATGCGGATCTGGTGATCCCGGTGCTGCCCAAGGACACCCCGGAACAGATTGCAGAAAGGATTCGGATCGAATGA
- a CDS encoding amidohydrolase, which translates to MKLYHAHIYPMDREPIENGWVSIQDGKITELGQGEIVPGPEDRDLAGGMLLPGFVDAHTHLGIIENGIGFEGDDCNEASDPFTPQLRAIDGINPMDRCFAEARRRGITAVLSSPGSANACGGQIAAIKTAGRRIDSMLIRTAGVKFALGENPKSVYNDRDETPITRMATAALIREGLAAARRYRSDLAAHEADPENLDAPEFDAKHEALLPLLRGECKAFFHCHRADDMFTALRIAKEFSLDPVLIHGTEGHLIADLLAPEKTGVIIGPLLCDRCKPELNHAELHNGAALHRNGVPIAICTDHPEVPLQYLPLSAAAAVKGGLPYDAALYAITLGAAKLAGIDDRVGSITPGKDADLQCYRQDPLGFLTEPEWVMIDGEIVP; encoded by the coding sequence ATGAAGCTGTATCACGCACATATTTACCCCATGGATCGGGAACCCATCGAAAACGGCTGGGTGTCCATTCAGGACGGAAAGATCACGGAACTGGGACAGGGGGAGATCGTTCCCGGCCCGGAGGATCGGGATCTGGCAGGAGGCATGCTGCTGCCGGGCTTTGTGGACGCCCACACCCATCTGGGCATCATCGAAAACGGCATCGGCTTTGAGGGGGACGACTGCAACGAGGCAAGCGACCCCTTCACCCCCCAGCTCCGTGCCATTGACGGCATCAACCCCATGGATCGATGCTTTGCAGAGGCACGGCGTCGGGGCATCACCGCTGTGCTCAGCTCTCCGGGCAGTGCCAACGCCTGCGGCGGACAAATTGCCGCCATCAAGACGGCGGGACGGCGAATCGACAGCATGCTGATCCGCACTGCCGGGGTGAAATTCGCCCTGGGTGAAAACCCCAAGTCCGTATACAACGACCGGGACGAGACCCCCATTACCCGGATGGCAACGGCGGCGCTGATCCGGGAGGGGCTGGCGGCTGCACGGCGGTATCGCTCCGACCTTGCCGCCCATGAAGCGGATCCGGAAAACCTGGACGCACCGGAATTTGATGCCAAGCACGAGGCGCTGCTGCCCCTGCTCCGGGGAGAATGCAAGGCTTTCTTCCACTGCCACCGGGCGGACGATATGTTCACCGCCCTGCGGATTGCAAAGGAATTTTCTCTGGATCCGGTGCTGATACACGGCACGGAGGGGCATCTGATCGCCGACCTGCTGGCACCGGAAAAAACCGGGGTCATCATCGGCCCCCTGCTGTGCGACCGGTGCAAGCCGGAGCTGAACCATGCAGAGCTGCACAACGGCGCAGCGCTGCACCGGAACGGGGTGCCCATCGCCATTTGCACGGATCATCCGGAGGTGCCCCTCCAGTACCTGCCCCTGTCGGCGGCAGCGGCGGTGAAGGGCGGTCTGCCCTACGATGCTGCACTGTATGCCATTACCCTGGGGGCGGCAAAGCTGGCAGGCATTGACGACCGGGTGGGCAGCATCACCCCCGGAAAGGATGCGGATCTGCAATGCTACCGGCAGGATCCCCTGGGCTTTCTCACCGAGCCGGAATGGGTCATGATCGACGGGGAGATAGTCCCATGA
- a CDS encoding HEPN domain-containing protein, whose protein sequence is MSRGYRDNDSKRYFDWLYYANIDLLAANELIDQPLCYNTVAFHCQQAIEKAIKGYLLYRRHRLYDGHNLPWLCKQAMQEDPHFGQWLDRASMLNRFYIEARYPADFLLRLDEETVMRVLTETAEMSRFIMKLVHFDFASYRYQGAPARKEE, encoded by the coding sequence ATGAGCCGGGGGTATCGGGACAATGACAGCAAGCGGTATTTCGACTGGCTGTATTACGCCAATATCGACCTGCTTGCGGCAAACGAGCTGATCGACCAGCCCCTGTGCTACAACACGGTGGCGTTCCACTGTCAGCAGGCCATTGAAAAGGCGATCAAGGGCTACCTGCTGTACCGGCGGCACAGATTATACGACGGACACAACCTGCCCTGGCTGTGCAAGCAGGCCATGCAGGAGGATCCCCACTTCGGACAGTGGCTGGATCGTGCCTCCATGCTGAACCGGTTCTACATTGAAGCCAGGTACCCGGCAGACTTCCTGCTGCGGCTGGATGAGGAAACCGTCATGCGGGTTCTGACGGAGACGGCGGAAATGTCCCGGTTCATTATGAAACTGGTGCATTTCGACTTTGCAAGCTATCGCTATCAGGGCGCACCTGCCCGAAAGGAGGAATAA
- the deoD gene encoding purine-nucleoside phosphorylase, whose product MATPHNQANPGEIAPRMLMPGDPLRAQFIAEQYLEHPVCYNRVRNMLGFTGTYKGVPVSVQGSGMGMPSIGIYSYELFHTYNVQKIIRVGTAGGIAPQVQLRDIVLGQGACTNSSYASQYGLPGTYAPIGDFALLEAAAAHARQLNLHWHVGNLLSSDTFYDDSNSTAQWQKMNVLAVEMEAAALYMNAARAGKQALCIATVSDLPLTGASTSAQERQESFTAMMELALEAIITEGD is encoded by the coding sequence ATGGCGACACCCCACAATCAGGCAAATCCGGGAGAGATCGCACCCCGGATGCTGATGCCCGGAGATCCCCTGCGGGCGCAGTTTATCGCAGAACAGTATCTGGAGCATCCGGTGTGCTACAACCGGGTGCGGAATATGCTGGGCTTTACGGGCACTTATAAGGGCGTTCCCGTATCCGTCCAGGGCAGCGGCATGGGCATGCCCTCCATCGGCATCTACTCCTATGAGCTGTTCCACACCTACAACGTACAGAAAATCATCCGGGTAGGCACCGCCGGCGGCATCGCTCCCCAGGTGCAGCTCCGGGACATTGTGCTGGGACAGGGTGCATGCACCAACAGCAGCTATGCAAGCCAGTACGGGCTCCCCGGCACCTATGCGCCCATCGGGGATTTTGCCCTGCTGGAGGCTGCCGCAGCCCATGCCCGGCAGCTGAACCTGCACTGGCATGTGGGAAACCTGCTGTCCAGCGATACCTTCTACGACGACAGCAATTCCACCGCCCAGTGGCAGAAAATGAACGTACTGGCAGTGGAAATGGAGGCTGCCGCCCTGTATATGAACGCCGCCCGTGCCGGGAAGCAGGCCCTGTGCATCGCCACCGTGTCGGATCTGCCGCTGACGGGGGCATCCACCAGTGCCCAGGAGCGGCAGGAGAGCTTTACCGCCATGATGGAGCTGGCGCTGGAAGCCATCATTACCGAAGGAGACTGA
- the hflX gene encoding GTPase HflX: protein MIETEAKRPRVLLAAVDTGEYDAEQSLDELEELADTAGADTAARIVQKRPAFDSATCIGPGRLEEMAQLCQSGDIDQIIFDHELTATQIRNIEDACGVHTIDRTMLILDIFAQRATTHEGRLQVELAQQRYRLPRLAGMGIQLSRLGGGIGTRGPGETKLETDKRHIRTRISNLSAELKEIEKRRTYARSRRKKDGVLVCAIVGYTNVGKSTLLNLLTDAGVLAENKLFATLETTSRAIELPDGRSLMLVDTVGLIRRLPHHLVEAFKSTLEEAANADVILHICDASAENCEEQAQVTLDLLSELGCDGIPVVTVFNKCDLLPEELAFAPETRNAVLISAKENRGMDQLLAALAKALPDPARRMRLLLPFSQGSLLNEIRSSGKLFSEEYTPDGVLVDAMVDVRLQKAAAPYETEKA, encoded by the coding sequence ATGATCGAAACGGAAGCAAAACGCCCCCGGGTGCTGCTGGCAGCGGTGGATACGGGAGAGTATGACGCAGAGCAGTCCCTGGATGAGCTGGAGGAACTGGCGGACACTGCCGGAGCGGACACTGCCGCCCGGATCGTCCAGAAGCGTCCCGCCTTTGACAGCGCCACCTGCATCGGCCCGGGACGGCTGGAGGAAATGGCGCAGCTGTGCCAGTCCGGGGATATCGACCAGATCATTTTTGACCATGAGCTGACCGCCACCCAGATCCGGAACATTGAGGATGCCTGCGGCGTGCATACCATTGACCGTACCATGCTGATCCTGGACATTTTCGCCCAGCGTGCCACCACCCATGAGGGACGGCTCCAGGTGGAGCTTGCCCAGCAGCGGTACCGGCTGCCCCGGCTGGCAGGCATGGGCATCCAGCTATCCCGGCTGGGAGGCGGCATCGGCACCAGAGGCCCCGGCGAAACCAAGCTGGAAACCGACAAACGGCATATCCGCACCCGGATCTCCAACCTGTCGGCGGAGCTGAAGGAGATCGAAAAACGCCGCACCTATGCCCGGAGCCGCCGGAAGAAGGACGGCGTACTGGTGTGCGCCATTGTGGGGTATACCAACGTGGGGAAATCCACCCTGCTGAACCTGCTGACGGATGCAGGGGTACTGGCGGAAAACAAGCTGTTCGCCACTTTGGAAACCACCTCCCGTGCCATCGAACTGCCGGACGGCAGAAGCCTGATGCTGGTGGATACGGTGGGACTGATCCGGCGGCTGCCCCACCACCTGGTGGAGGCGTTCAAATCCACCCTGGAGGAGGCTGCCAATGCGGACGTGATCCTGCATATCTGCGACGCTTCTGCGGAAAACTGCGAGGAACAGGCACAGGTCACTCTGGATCTGCTGTCGGAACTGGGCTGTGACGGGATCCCGGTGGTCACTGTGTTCAACAAGTGCGACCTGCTGCCGGAGGAACTGGCATTCGCCCCGGAAACCCGGAATGCAGTGCTGATCTCCGCCAAGGAGAACCGGGGCATGGATCAGCTGCTGGCGGCACTGGCAAAGGCGCTGCCGGATCCTGCACGGCGCATGCGGCTATTGCTCCCCTTCTCCCAGGGCAGTCTGCTGAACGAGATCCGCAGCAGCGGCAAGCTGTTCTCGGAGGAATACACCCCGGATGGGGTACTGGTGGACGCTATGGTGGATGTGCGGCTGCAAAAGGCAGCAGCGCCTTATGAAACAGAAAAAGCGTGA